The Triticum dicoccoides isolate Atlit2015 ecotype Zavitan chromosome 6A, WEW_v2.0, whole genome shotgun sequence genome has a window encoding:
- the LOC119317573 gene encoding ATP synthase protein MI25, whose protein sequence is MRFLSTDMKDRNMLFAAIPSICASSPKKISIYNEEMIVARCFIGFLIFSRKSLGKTFKETLDGRIESIQEELLQFFNPNEVIPEESNEQQRLLRISLRICSTVVESLPTARCAPKCEKTVQALLCRNLNVKSATLLNATSSRRIRLQDDIVTGFHFSVSERFVSGSTFKASTIDLIREGLIVLRKVRVGGSI, encoded by the coding sequence ATGAGATTTCTTTCTACGGATATGAAGGATAGAAATATGCTATTTGCTGCTATTCCATCTATTTGTGCATCAAGTCCGAAGAAGATCTCAATCTATAATGAAGAAATGATAGTAGCTCGTTGTTTTATAGGCTTTCTCATATTCAGTCGGAAGAGTTTAGGTAAGACTTTCAAAGAAACTCTCGACGGGAGAATCGAGTCTATTCAGGAAGAATTGCTGCAATTCTTCAATCCTAACGAAGTAATTCCGGAGGAATCCAATGAACAACAACGATTACTTAGGATCAGCTTGCGAATTTGCAGCACCGTAGTAGAATCATTACCAACGGCACGCTGTGCGCCTAAGTGCGAAAAGACAGTGCAAGCTTTGTTATGCCGAAACCTAAATGTAAAGTCAGCAACACTTCTAAATGCCACTTCTTCCCGCCGCATCCGTCTTCAGGACGATATAGTCACAGGTTTTCACTTTTCAGTGAGTGAAAGATTTGTATCCGGGTCTACGTTCAAAGCTTCTACCATAGACCTAATTCGAGAAGGCTTGATAGTCCTAAGAAAGGTGAGGGTGGGGGGTTCTAtttag